The DNA region AAAGGCCGATCTTTGTGCGCTCAACTGCCACATCTCCAATGTACTCAGGAACTTTGCCCACATCATGAAGGATCATTCCAGCCAAAGCCAAATCCATCGGTACATTTTGGTAAAATTTCAGTAAAGCCACACCACTGCGAACCACATGGACTGTATGCTCCAGTAACCCATTTTTATAGGCATGATGCATACTTTTAGCAGCCACACTATTAATAAATTTATCACCCAGTTCATCCAATACTTCTGTGACCGTATTTCGAAGTTTTTCATTGGTAATCATGGCAATATAGTCATTGAGTTCTTTGGCCAATTCCTCCACAGGCTCTTCGGAAATCATCGTCAATCGATGCTTCCAATTTCCATCGATTATCTCCGTTTCGGTTAATTTCCTTGCCGAGAGAATATCAGGGCTAAATACGCCATTGTAATGCCGATTCATTCCTTCCAAAAAAATTATTGCACCAGCATTGCATCCACGAAATGAATTGAATATGGCCGAATTTTCAAAACAGGTAAAGCTAAAGCTAGAAGTCTTATCCCCTACTTCTATTTTTAAAAACTCGCTGCCATTTTTTGCGTTCCTGATATCAACTCTTTTCACCACTAAAACTGACTTAAATACTATGGTCTTACCTTCTGGCATGGAACGCAATTCCAAGGCATTCGAATACTTTTCAATCATAGGCGAACCATAACTTGCCCAACGTTCAGCTCAAGAAGTTTTTACAAAACTTTATTCATTCCTAAGCGCAATGGCAGGTTCTATACACATGGCCTTCCAGGCCGGGAACATTCCGGCCAATGTACATATTAATACGGAAAACAGAACTATGATAACAATTTCACCAGCAGAACAGTCCACCGGAAGATGAACAAAATGTGAAAACTTAGACAACATCCAGGAAGAATTGAATATTTTTGCTGTAAAATCGACGATGAAATCCCTATGGCATAGCACAAACCAAGAAAATATGCATCCTAAAAATGTTCCGCTGCATCCTATCAATAGCCCCTGGACAAAAAAGTACAGCGTGACATGGGTTTTGGTCGCTCCCAGAGCCCGAAGCAATCCAATCTCTCGGGTTTTCCTCACCACCGAAGTCATCAAAGTGCTGGAAATTGAAAATGATGCCACCAATAAAATGAACATTAATACGAAAAACATCATGGTTTTTTCCAATCGCAAAACAAACAGCAGATCTTTGTTTAATTCTTTCCAGCTGAATATGTTTATTTCACATGGTAAGCTATTCCTCATCCTCTCCACAAAATCATCAACGGATTCTGAATCTTTCAATTTTATTAGCATGCCATGGATTCCTTCGTCCAATTCGTAGAGATCCTGCATGAAAGACAACGGACATAATATAGAAGCATTATCCACATAGCTAACACCGGTTTCAAAGATACAGCAAACTCTCATCTCCCGAGGTAATCGCATATCTTCGCTGTCAATGCTTGCCACGATTAGAGGAGAATAAATATCCACCGCATCTCCAACCCTTAGACCAAGCGATCTGGCCAATCCAGATCCCATAAAAACTGTTTCCTCACTCAGTTCATCTATTTTCCCTGATTTTACAAACTTTTCTAGAGCCATAACTTGGCATTCTTTTTTTAGATCAATACCTTTTATCATTGGAAAAACAGGCCGATTTCCGTAGAGCAACATGACCACACCGCTGGCATAGGGAGAAACTGACGCCACCGAAGCATCATCCAGGAAAAATTTCTCAAAATTTCCTGGATTCTTCATCAATGAGCTGCATTCCACTCGAACTTCACCTTGGGTATTGACTATGTTATCCTTCGTCTCCCGATTAAAACCATTCATAACACTTTGTACTACAATCAATACAGCCACACCGATGGCCACACCCATTATCGATACCAACGAAAAGAATGAAACGACCTTTCTAAAAGGAAACAAATTCCTAAGAGCTAAATAGAAATACCAAGGCATATCAGTATCCAAATATCCTGATATCCAGCTGATTAGCACGATCTAACACATTTTCCCTGTCAAGGACAATGGTACAATCTGATTCCAATGCAGCATATTTTATGCCAGCTTCTATCATAGAGTCCAGTGTGCGCATCCCGAAAACCGGCACATCAAACCTGAAATCATGGCCAAATTTAGAAGTTTTTACAAATAAAGCATTTCTCACATTGAATTTACCAGCTCTTAGCAACATGGCATCGGTGCCATCGAATTCTTCCACACACAACACGGTACCGTTCTTCACAATGACGCCTTGGCCTATGTCCAATTTAGCTATCTCGCGCGCCATTCTAATACCATAGTTTAGGACCTCATCCTTCAGGTCAAACTTTCCATCGGTCAATTGGCCAACACTTACTATGTCTTCATCCATGAACGAGCGGGCATCTAACACCTTAATGTCATGCTTTTCAATAACTTCGCATACAGAGCCAAAGATGGTTTCGGCATTTCGAACATTTAGTTTTCTCAGTAAAAACAGCGCTCGCCAATCCGGTCTGAGTCCATGGAATAGTTTTTTGGGATGTATCCGCCCAGCCATTATCACATAACCTGCCTTTATGGATTTCAATATCTTAAGTAACCTGCCTAGATTTCCTACATTTATTATGAATTTATCATCTTCACCAAAGGCATTAAGCAATTGCTCATCGGTTTCATCTTCCAATGCTATCAGTTTAACCTTGACACCAGATTTGATCATGCGCTGGGCACATAAAATTGGATAAATTCCACTGCCAGCTAACAGTGCAACGATGTTTGATCCATCAAAATCATAGGGAAGGAAATCCGAATCTAACCTGATACTACTACTTTTTTGAAACATCGTCATAGGAAACACGGGAATGTAACATATTTACCATAATTGAGTAAAGAGCTTTTCTTAGTTCGTTTATCTCTTTCAAAGTCATAGAACAATCATCCAGCTGATGGGAAACCACTTTTTCATCGATAATATTATCCACCAATATTTTCACCGATTGGGGATTTATATTTTTCATCGATCGGCTGGCTGCTTCCAACGAATCTGCCACCATTAATATGGCAGTTTCTTTTGATCTTGGCGTCGGACCATCATACCTGAAAACGGCCTCATCTATGGCTTCAGCCGCCAAGGCCGCAGCCTTTGGATCATCGATCGGGACCAATTCAGATTCACGCTCACTCTGCTGTATCTGCTGCAATGCCTTGTTATAAAAATATCTTATTAGAGATGTGCCATGGTGTTCTCTTATGCCATTGATCACCCGTGGCGGTATACCAGCCCGCTCGGCCATGGCAATACCGTCCCTCACATGGGTTTTTATTATTATTGCACTCACGAAGGGAGTTTTTTCATCATGGGGATTGAACCCTGCCCTTTGATTCTCAGTGAAATATTCAGGTTTTATTATTTTACCAATATCATGATACATGGCAGAAGTCCTGCACAGAAAGGAGTTAGCGTTCATAGCTATGGCAGCCTGCTCGGCAATGTTCGCGACAATTAAGCTATGATGATATGTTCCTGGCGCTAGTATCTGCAAATTTCTCATCAATTCATGGCTATAGTCAGTCAATTCGACAAGTCTTAGATTGGTACAACACTTGAACCATTTTTCAAACAATGGAAGAATCCCCAGTGAAAACATGGTTGTAACAATGCCGGTCATAAGACAGCAAAACACCTGCCACAGACATACAAAATAGGTAATGTCTTTCGTCCAAAAATTCGAAATCGATGAAAATGAGAAGACCATGGCCGACCACATGCCGCCATAGATAACCTGGGATCTCAGTGATGCTCTACGGCAATAGTGAGCTGCAATGAATACAACCAATATGCACATCAACATGAACTCGATGTTCTCGGCAAGCATCATGGTGAAAAGAATAGAAACAAGACCACCAATTACCACTCCCACATAGGTTCGAATGAGCAATGTACAGAGTATTGTACTCAAATAAAATGGATTTATATAGGGCAACATATGTACAAAAACTTCCGAATCCCGGAAATGCTTGACTTCTCCAATCTGAAATATTGCTCTCAGGATTATCAGATTAGTAAACAAAATGGTCAGCATCAATAAAAAATTCTTAGATAAACTCTGTGCACTGCCCGGTGCCATTTTAAGGCACAGAAAGGAAAGTAGTAAAATGATAAACGTCGTTATAAATATCTTTACGGTTGCTGAATTTAACACATACCCAACAGTATTTAAATCGTCGATATTTCTATAATAGGCCATCAATCGTTCGCGCACCGAGCTCTTCACCACTGTTCCGGCCTCCACAATGATATCTCCGGCATGAACTTCTTCTTTTACAGGTTCCACATCCTGTATCATCTTTAGAATTTTTGCATTGGTGGCATCTTCATCATAGGATAAATTTTTAGCTATGCCTTTTTTCATTATTCTAAACAGGGATTGTTTTAGATCAAGAGGCCAGTCCATTGCTGATAGGCGTATTCTGAATAACTTTATGGCATCATCTTCTGATCTAACATGGGATTTCTTGGTATTGCCTTTTATTTCTATATTGAGAATTGGAGCTTCATTGTTTCCAAAAATATCCGAATTACTATAAACGCCATCGGCAAGAACATCTCGCAGGATATGCAAAGCCTCAATTATGGCAGCAGTTCTGGAATTTTCATCAATCGATTTAAGTAATACATCCACATCACCCCAACCCAGGGCCGAATTATATCTATCGTTGAATTTTCTTACAAAATTTCTCAATTCAAACATATAAGCATTACCGATCTTTTCACCTTCAAGATTCTTACTTAGATTATCCAGTTCGTCGTCTAGGGCGAAAACTTCTTTTTCAAATCTGTCATAGTGAATAAAGCTCATGCTATACACCGGAGCCAATTGATTGCGAATCCTATTCTTTTCAATTCTTGTTCTTTCTTCGCTTTCATAGATGAAAGACTTATCAGCAATCACCGTTGCCTTGGCCTTTTGGCCTGGAATGAATTTAATAAAAAGTGAACTACGAAAAGCAAAACATAGCGTTGATATAATAATAGATAGTATTAATATAATCAATAGAACAGGTGCAGTAACCAAAACCGGCGCATTATTGTTATATCTATCCAATAAGCGATGATTTGTTGATTCTTTACAGGTTCTGAGCCTTGACTTTTTGGAAAACCACATAAGTTTCTCAGATAGATACAACCCTAACTGTAGCTGGCTAATCTACAAGCTTATTATAGGCTTAGATAACCCAAATTTATTTTTTAACTCATTTAAAGAGATTTCCACCAGCGTCACATTGCCCCAGGGATCTGTTATATGATTATTGCTAGACAGCAGAGATTTAACTAATTCCATTACATTTTCCATTTCATCATAATTTTTTATATTGATACAGCTACTAGCTAATTTTGCAAACCATTCACGATCCATCACTTCGATTGCTATTTTTCCACTATTGACCTCGGAAATGACATCCAATAGCAATTTTTCTGCCATCATTTCATCAAGCCATGGAGGTATAGCATCTATTCTGCATAGATCTTTTCCAAATTTTTCAATGACAATGCCATAGCGCGAAAATAGATCCATGGCACCATGGATGATTTCATCATCGGTCGTAGGCATTTGCACAACCCTAGGCAATAGAAGACATTGAGGTTCATCATTGATCTGTCTATGTACAAATTTCTCGAAAAATACTCGCCTTGATGCAGCTTTTAGATTTAAAGTCCAGAGGCCATCCGTCGATTCAAAAATAGCGAATTGTCCGAAAACAGTGCCGATAAAAATTAACTCCAGATCCCTATTTATCACAACTTGTTCGACATTTAATGGTTCCAATTCACGGATGTGCGTTTGCCTTGGAGGTAATTGAAAAACGTTACCGGTCCTATCCCACATAAATTTTGCCCTAGGCCCCGGAATGACTTCCAAATTAGAAGCAATGGATTTTTTTGATTGAAACCCGGAGATATCAACCACTGATTTTGACAGTAAAAATGAATCAATGGCTTTATATATGGCTTTCTCTA from Puniceicoccales bacterium includes:
- a CDS encoding HDIG domain-containing protein, whose translation is MWFSKKSRLRTCKESTNHRLLDRYNNNAPVLVTAPVLLIILILSIIISTLCFAFRSSLFIKFIPGQKAKATVIADKSFIYESEERTRIEKNRIRNQLAPVYSMSFIHYDRFEKEVFALDDELDNLSKNLEGEKIGNAYMFELRNFVRKFNDRYNSALGWGDVDVLLKSIDENSRTAAIIEALHILRDVLADGVYSNSDIFGNNEAPILNIEIKGNTKKSHVRSEDDAIKLFRIRLSAMDWPLDLKQSLFRIMKKGIAKNLSYDEDATNAKILKMIQDVEPVKEEVHAGDIIVEAGTVVKSSVRERLMAYYRNIDDLNTVGYVLNSATVKIFITTFIILLLSFLCLKMAPGSAQSLSKNFLLMLTILFTNLIILRAIFQIGEVKHFRDSEVFVHMLPYINPFYLSTILCTLLIRTYVGVVIGGLVSILFTMMLAENIEFMLMCILVVFIAAHYCRRASLRSQVIYGGMWSAMVFSFSSISNFWTKDITYFVCLWQVFCCLMTGIVTTMFSLGILPLFEKWFKCCTNLRLVELTDYSHELMRNLQILAPGTYHHSLIVANIAEQAAIAMNANSFLCRTSAMYHDIGKIIKPEYFTENQRAGFNPHDEKTPFVSAIIIKTHVRDGIAMAERAGIPPRVINGIREHHGTSLIRYFYNKALQQIQQSERESELVPIDDPKAAALAAEAIDEAVFRYDGPTPRSKETAILMVADSLEAASRSMKNINPQSVKILVDNIIDEKVVSHQLDDCSMTLKEINELRKALYSIMVNMLHSRVSYDDVSKK
- the lpxI gene encoding UDP-2,3-diacylglucosamine diphosphatase LpxI (LpxI, functionally equivalent to LpxH, replaces it in LPS biosynthesis in a minority of bacteria.), which produces MFQKSSSIRLDSDFLPYDFDGSNIVALLAGSGIYPILCAQRMIKSGVKVKLIALEDETDEQLLNAFGEDDKFIINVGNLGRLLKILKSIKAGYVIMAGRIHPKKLFHGLRPDWRALFLLRKLNVRNAETIFGSVCEVIEKHDIKVLDARSFMDEDIVSVGQLTDGKFDLKDEVLNYGIRMAREIAKLDIGQGVIVKNGTVLCVEEFDGTDAMLLRAGKFNVRNALFVKTSKFGHDFRFDVPVFGMRTLDSMIEAGIKYAALESDCTIVLDRENVLDRANQLDIRIFGY
- a CDS encoding ABC transporter permease, producing the protein MPWYFYLALRNLFPFRKVVSFFSLVSIMGVAIGVAVLIVVQSVMNGFNRETKDNIVNTQGEVRVECSSLMKNPGNFEKFFLDDASVASVSPYASGVVMLLYGNRPVFPMIKGIDLKKECQVMALEKFVKSGKIDELSEETVFMGSGLARSLGLRVGDAVDIYSPLIVASIDSEDMRLPREMRVCCIFETGVSYVDNASILCPLSFMQDLYELDEGIHGMLIKLKDSESVDDFVERMRNSLPCEINIFSWKELNKDLLFVLRLEKTMMFFVLMFILLVASFSISSTLMTSVVRKTREIGLLRALGATKTHVTLYFFVQGLLIGCSGTFLGCIFSWFVLCHRDFIVDFTAKIFNSSWMLSKFSHFVHLPVDCSAGEIVIIVLFSVLICTLAGMFPAWKAMCIEPAIALRNE
- a CDS encoding HD domain-containing protein; the protein is MIEKYSNALELRSMPEGKTIVFKSVLVVKRVDIRNAKNGSEFLKIEVGDKTSSFSFTCFENSAIFNSFRGCNAGAIIFLEGMNRHYNGVFSPDILSARKLTETEIIDGNWKHRLTMISEEPVEELAKELNDYIAMITNEKLRNTVTEVLDELGDKFINSVAAKSMHHAYKNGLLEHTVHVVRSGVALLKFYQNVPMDLALAGMILHDVGKVPEYIGDVAVERTKIGLLHGHVVLGYQLVRRFSLKNELEPEILDRLEHIILSHQGRLEYGAVVMPSTPEAIFVSLVDNLDAKMGMVSHLLRTTPVSQIFSEKFPGLESQLLVEPADL